ctttagtcagggtggacaccttaggtcacatcaaaggacccacactggggataaaccatagaaatgcatggaatgcagATGGAGTTTTtttcagagctcctgataagcTGTAAGGAGCTCATTCAGTGTTCTGCTGCTTTCCacgggaaaaaagaaacaacaaaatgtcgcggcagtgcaaaagaaaagagaagaaatggaaTGCATTTTGAAGTGCCACTTGTAAAGTGGTTTACTTCTATCATTAATTAACAGagagatatcacaaaatagatgttgaaccttgtgctaaaaaaatgagaataagcatatatattttgcaatagaagcttttacaaaattagtgtaaaaagcAAAGGATAGATgttctaactcagtggttcttaacctttgttactcagatgcttttgaactgcaactcccagaaacccgtcagcacagctagtggtgaaggcttctgggagttgcagtccaaaactcccgagtaacccaaggttaagaaccagtgttctaactGATGGAACAAAAGCAAGTAGGGAAGAGAGTGAAGCTGTGTTACGAGAAAGGAACAGAGAACCATAGAGTTTTGATTTCATGGAGTACAACAGACAATGGAACTGATgccgggtgaaagtccttggaagagtgGAAAAATAACCATGAGGGagtgacagccagcaatggattttaaCATGGTTTGGTGAGAACAAAATTTTAGAGCCAAATAGTGCTTTTCTActgtgtatgtatttatttttaaagtttaaatacttcTACATGTCTTTCATTAAAAATGATAAGGGTTTTTGCTTTTTATCATTGATTTCTTAGGAAttttgaagtgttctgaagatgtattctctatctttctagattatgagctccagtgttttaatgtgtttgtatttaATATTCAAACATGTCTTAAATTTCCCCTATTATCTGAATTTAAATTCCTGCatctttttacaaggtgcaaGGATGCATTTTAAGTAAGActgcagtttttgcataactgtatgaGGTTTGTATTTGAAGATCTGTACCAACAGTGTTTTCCTCACTCCTATAAGACTGCCTTACATATTTTTTTGAATGTATTATATTTAAGTATGGAATCtagaaaagaattaaagaaatggATTTGTAGAGaataaacaagttttggaattgcctgtaATCActacaacaatgaaaagacttcttaTGAGATACATACTTatgagcttcaaacaccttgtcactgACTGTCTATCTGACGGAGATAGTTGGGCTGAACCCATCCTGTCTGGAGTGCCGTCCTTTCCTGAGAAGAAAAGGGTGAAGCCCATGGAGCCCCAGAGACAGAATATATGACTCCATCAGAGAAGTGACACCTCCATGGGGAGATAGAGAGATGAGAAGGatcacagagaaaaccaggaggaTAAAGATAGTTCTGGGTGAAGAATCAAAGGTTGAGATCAATGAAGGGATGGGAGAGTCAAGAAATAAAGAGCCTGGGGTGTCCACAGTGGAAGTTTCagtgagggaagcagaaggtccATCAGAGGAAAAGAAGGATCCACCAGGTAAAGGAACCTTAggagcagcagaagtgcaggagaaaaaagaaaggaataagacagaaagagggaagagaaatactgtatattttgaaGAACAGTCAAGAATGGAGAAATTGATGATACCTCATGAGAGGCAGAAAGGAGTCGGAGAGAAGTAAGACTGGAGAAACCCTtctattggggagagaaagaggtcagaaagtggaggagagaggaatgtttttttcttctctccactCCATCACATCTGggacagtttttaaagaaatgttgaaCACTATTACAATTATAGCATTTCACAGCCAAAACTTTCTGCTGGTTTGCTGTGACATTATCGTTCATGAACCATCTTGGTTTGCAATGATTAATGACCTCTGCCTCTTTATAATGTCTCATTtgctcttattttattcattcattcattcattcattcattcattcattcaatttttacccggcccctctagacaacgtctactcggggcggcttacaaaaattaaaacaaaattaaaacttccTCCAAAAGTCTTTGTGagcaaaggaaggaaagtgagccgtcctcacaggcgtccaaagaagaaggaggcggagaatGTGCTGTGGGAGAATTAATAAAgctagatgatgaagaaggaggcgctaataaagctatagaggtgttcctagcggaaaggacgagagactggggggaggagtcgggagattggagatgggatgaggttataaaggaggagagaggagagagaggggtagatggagaaaaggaggagaaaggcactcaaacgagagagacaggagcGGAGAGGGAAAGAATtgcgactctggttaagaacttcCCAAACCTGATGAGAGAAGACGGCTTGCTACCTCTGCCGAAAGAGTTGAGCCAAACGGGAGTtcgtgagtccaaagagggatggaaaccgggagggggtatggcttctcgccctacgatggacaaggcaacccctggtggtgtcagccccTTCCTCCCCAGACtggaggggtcgaccgtggtccatccctgttgcaggactacctgctcagttctgactgcgtcggtcgcgagcccgaacgcaatcactcgttttggggtgaggaaacagtGAAAAGTAAAGATGTTATGCCTGGGACAAAGCCCAAGAAGTACAACCTGTTAACTgacgaagagttgccggacccattcggtccagagttatctgatgttaaagttaataaaaccaatccgtttttgactgttacatcgactcctgccattattcccgccgaatccctgggtccgccctcttcaggaaaagaacccaatcacagtggcgcccaacgtggggcggaccaatggggaggcagggaagagatgaCGAGGATGCTGAAGACCATAGAGAGGCAGGAGAAGATGATCGAGAATTTGACGGAACAGCAAATGTTGGTTACCAGACACATGATGAGGCTGGGAATGGAGGATGAGAGAATCCCAAAGAATAATGTGTTTATAAAGAATGGGCTAGTGGCCGGCCCTGCCCCCATCAGAATACAAAAGATGAGCGCTAGTGATGATCCGGAGGCGTATCTCCATACATTTGAGCGAGTAGCGGTGGCTGCAGGGTGGCCTAAAGAACAATGGACTCTAATATTGGTACCTTGCTTGACAGGACTATTACAAGAAGTGGTAGACACCCTGAGCCCCCAAGAAGCCGCGCAGTACGAATCCGTAAAAACAGCGATTTTGAGGACTCTTAATCTGACGGAGGAAGCGTAGAGGAAAAGATTCAGGGAACTTAAGTGGAAACCGGGGGTACATCCGCGAACTTTGGTGCAGAGAATGAAAGCTAACATGACTAGATGGATTAAACCCGAGGACAAATCTAAAGAACAAGTCATGGAGGCGTTCATGTTAGAGCACTTGGTGACGACTTTGAGCGGGAATCTGAAAGGGTGGGTGCAGAAGAATAACCCAAAGCAGTTGGAAGAAGCCATCAAGCTGATCGAAGACTATTGCGCCTCAGAAGAAGCAATCAAAGAAGGTCCCGCCTTCTCAGGGGAACGTGGGAGACCTCGTGAGAAGGCGGGGATGCAGACACAAGGCGGTGGAGTAAAGAGAGGGATGGACGTGCCAGGAGGAGCTCGCCCTCGCGGACGCCCCTTCGAACCTATGGGGCCGAAGCCGGTGCGCCCGGTTACAGTGGATGACCGCGTGTTTGGGGGGCTTGTGTGTTTCGGCTGCGGGACCCCAGGCCACGTGCGCCGGGATTGCCCTGGGACAGACTGCTCTTGGGTAGGAGGATCGAATAATACCCAAGAGAAACCCGGGAAACAAGCAGGTTGGGAGGTGGTTGCATGGGTgaatggggagaagaaacaggcgTTAATTGATACAGGATGTGGCAGAACCTTAGTGCGGGACATAAAATTAGAAGGGGTGGAAGAAGGGTTTACGGTGAAATGCATACACGGAGACTCTAAGACCTATAAGACGACGTGGGCCGAAGTTAAAGTTGGAGATGAGAAACGGAAAATGAAAGTGGGGATTGTTCCAGGACTTTCGAGAGAAATGTTATTGGGAAGAGACTGGGTGGGAGATAGAACGTTAGCAGAATGTAaagaagtgatgcaaggagaCTGCGTTAAAATTGAAGTGGGAGATGATTTCTTACAGGAGACAACACGCGACCACATGCGTATGTTACAACAAGATGACGCCACGCTGCAAGAACACCTGCGAGCCGCGCGTGAGGTGGGCGAAGTAGTAGGGGGAGAAAAAGGGATGATTTTGGACAATGGGTTGTTGTATAATGtggcagagaagggggaaaggcggTTGGTTGTTCCCCAGAAATGGCGTATGGCGATTTTACATTTGGCCCATGATATCCCTATGGCGGGACATTTAGCATATGATAAGATGAGACCCAGGATTGAACAACGGTTTTGGTGGCCAGGAATGGAGAAAGAAATAGAGAGCTATTGTCAGACATGCCCAGAGTGCCAAAAAACTCAAGCCAAACCCAGACCAGGAGCTCCCTTAATACCCATGCCCCTAGTGGATCAGCCCTTCCAGAGGATAGGGGTTGACATCGTGGGGCCCCTCCTCAAATCGGCAGGGGGTCACACCCATATCTTGGTTATTATAGATTATGCTACCAGGTACCCGGAAGCGGTGCCCTTGCGGTCCACGACATCTAAAGTGTTAGCTCGGGAGTTGTTGCAAGTATTTACCCGGCTAGGTTTTCCGAAAGAAATCTTGACGGACCAGGGCACCAACTTCATGGGGCAAACATTGAAGGAAATGTGGGGGTTATTAGGGGTAAAACCCCTCCATACAGCAGTCTATCATCCTCAGACTAACGGGTTAGTAGAGAGATTTAATAAAACCCTCAAAGGGATGCTAAGAAAATTAGTGATGGAAAAACCGAAAAGATGGCACCTGCTAGTGGCACCATTGATGTTTGCAGTGAGGGAGGTACCACAGGCTTCCACAGGGTTTACACCTTTTGAGATGATGTATGGATGGAACCCCAGAGGTATATTAGATCTGGtcaaagaaaaatgggagagtgggagagatgaGGTGCAAACGAACGttaaacatgtcatagaaatGAGAGAACATCTGAGGTTAGTGGCCTCTTTGGCAAGAGAGAATTT
The Pogona vitticeps strain Pit_001003342236 chromosome 1, PviZW2.1, whole genome shotgun sequence genome window above contains:
- the LOC144586369 gene encoding uncharacterized protein LOC144586369, with the translated sequence MKANMTRWIKPEDKSKEQVMEAFMLEHLVTTLSGNLKGWVQKNNPKQLEEAIKLIEDYCASEEAIKEGPAFSGERGRPREKAGMQTQGGGVKRGMDVPGGARPRGRPFEPMGPKPVRPVTVDDRVFGGLVCFGCGTPGHVRRDCPGTDCSWVGGSNNTQEKPGKQAGWEVVAWVNGEKKQALIDTGCGRTLVRDIKLEGVEEGFTVKCIHGDSKTYKTTWAEVKVGDEKRKMKVGIVPGLSREMLLGRDWVGDRTLAECKEVMQGDCVKIEVGDDFLQETTRDHMRMLQQDDATLQEHLRAAREGEMLPQTEERTAHSSGGACEQRKESEPSSQASKEEGGGECAVGELIKLDDEEGGANKAIEVFLAERTRDWGEESGDWRWDEVIKEERGERGVDGEKEEKGTQTRETGAERERIATLVKNFPNLMREDGLLPLPKELSQTGVRESKEGWKPGGGMASRPTMDKATPGGVSPFLPRLEGSTVVHPCCRTTCSVLTASVASPNAITRFGVRKQ